A window of Gadus chalcogrammus isolate NIFS_2021 chromosome 2, NIFS_Gcha_1.0, whole genome shotgun sequence genomic DNA:
AGTTTGTCAACAAGATGAAGAAGGAAGGGAACCTGATCATGGGCATCGGACACCGGGTCAAGTCGGTCAGTAGCCGTAGCATATTTCCTTTTTTGGGAAAATattttgaattaaaataaaactgtgCTCTATAATGTTGAACCGTGTTTCCATTAGATAGTAGATTCTGATAAAAAAATTGTGTGATGTTTGGCTCTCAGCTGAAGGTTCAGGGTTCAGTCTCCCTGAAGGATTCAGCAGGATGCTGAActccttacctgctccttactggCATGTTTCTCAAAAAGTCACTGTATATGATTATGACACAtgcaaaaatgaaaataaaaagacTGAATCGTTATTCCCTACCTTACCTTTTTCGGCACACACTCAGATCAACAACCCAGACATGAGGGTCCAGATCCTGAAGGACTTTGTGAAGCTGAACTTTCCCGCCACGCAGCTGCTGGACTACGCCTTAGACGTAGAGAAGATCACCACTTCAAAAGTAAGACAGAGGGACCACACAATAACTGTTCTGTTCACCGCCACAGTCCAATACTGAACCACTTGAACTCATCCATTGTCCCATTGTTTTCTCCTTGCTTTCTtcctttgttgttgtggtttttggAAACAGAAACCAAACCTTATCCTTAATGTGGACGGTTTTATCGGCGTAGCTTTTACGGACCTGCTCAGGACCTGCGGTGGATTTACACGGTACGAGAGCTCCTTAACTTAAAAATTATTATTcaggtatgttttattttgttacatGTGTACTTGGAATATTGGTGCAGTCATCCTTATTTATTCAAGAAATAAAAACGATTACAAACTTACAAATAGCAAAATACACATTTGAACGTAGGAatatcaaaaaacacatttgtatgGTGCATGCAGATGTATCCAGCCTTCATTGAGTGAAACGCTACTTATACATTTACCTACTCCACAGAGATGAAGCGGACGAGTTTGTCGAGATCGGAGCGTTGAATGGGATCTTCGTCCTTGGACGCAGCATGGGATTCATCGGTGGGTTGTCCCTCCGTTCTCTATTCAAAAAGGCCTTTCTTTTAGAGACGTCCTTTGAATAAGAATGATTTTTGTACCCATTATTTCAGGACACTACCTGGACCAGAAGAGGCTGAAGCAGGGTCTGTACCGCCACCCCTGGGACGACATCTCCTACGTGCTCCCCGAACACATGTCCATGTAACGGTCCCATGTACTGTGATGTAGCAGACCCATCTAGCCGGCCCTGACTCCCCCTCTGCTTCCAGTGGCCATCACCCTGACCCTTAATAATATAACCCTGTTATTGTTCTCCAGCCTCCCTGGAGTCACTATGGCATCTCTCCAGTAGGCCCTGCTGTATTCATCTAGATGGGGCGTATATAcccaacaaaaaaagaaacgcAGAGGGGAAATGTGTGGTTCTAGTTTGTACAACCTATTTTGCTGCAGGCGTAATTAAACTGTAATGTGCCATTCAGACAAAGCTAGCCGTTGTGAGCTTTCAAGATAGTGTGGGCACCTGTCAAAATGAGCCGAAACAAGTACCCTACCCTCCTGACCACCATTCCTGTTGCCAAGACGTTTTTTCAGGATTTGGTGTTCCTTAGCAGTGTTCATCCCTAGTGTGTCTCTGATTAgttgaagaaaaaaatatgctTTGACGACAACATTGTAATTCTATAAACTAGCATGTCTGTATCTCTGACTATTATATCCAAGTGCAGCACTCTTGTGTCAGTGTCCTATTAGAAACATGAGCTTTCCGTAAGCTGGAAGCCTTTAGTGCAATAATATGTAAAATGGTAATGTAGATCAgaggtttatttatatatgtacattaattaattaagcgtcttagagtaccatattaagcgctatatacattttatttgttattattattacattgaGATCTATCAACACCGTAAAATAATCATAGTTTTGTGATCATTTTGGGACAAGATTGCATGCAACATTGGACCACTTTCTCTGTTATTCCTGTGGGGGTTGCAGTAGTTTTATTCCATAAATACTTTTGTTTTATCTGTTCAGTTGACATTGTTCTCCATATTTTGCATCTCAAGACACAATACTGTAGTCCTACTATCCTTAAAATGATTGTTAGTTCACTCTTTCTTGTAGAGATGTTTGAACTTTTTAATGAGTAGTGTGATACATGTCATTGATTCTGAACCATGCTAATCATAGCTAATTTCGTTCCACCAGTGTTTTAGTGTGACAAAAGGTTTTGTATAACTCTCATGTAACCTTATGTGCCTGTTTGGATTCATTGTCTgtataaataatgaaaataaatcagatCATCAAAGTTATGTCCATTCATGTACACAACATAATTCATTAATTAACTGATTGACGTGATCAGGATGTGAAttctaaatataataaatataagatTTTTATATCAAACAAATCTATCAAAGATATCCTATTGATGTAGGCGAGTGACAAATGACTCTTGTAATAGTGacagaaaacaaataaattgaaaatgtaATTATTAATCCAACCAAGGGACTCCGGTGTCGAATTCGGTACAAAAACATGCCTAGACAAGTGAAGTGATATTTCGAGTTTGTCTAGGACTAGGGCAATGTTGCCTTGCCCTGGGCATTTACGACGATGATGTATGCATAAGACCATAACAACCGGGACGATGGAGAAGCGCTGAGCCGACAACCGAGTATTGTCGTCATAGGTGAGGTAACGCCTTTCGCATACTGCGCATGTCAGATGGATATCTGTTTACCAAGATGAAGTTTGTTTAGTATTCGACCTTCTTCAAAATTAATAGAGATAGCTATTGTCTTTTCTATAATACATTtcagtaggcctaataataataataatgattgttattatatttgttGATATTCAATAGAATTCCAATTCCAATGAAATATTCAAGGTTAAGGATCAGAACTAGCAATACATTTTCTTCCCTTGTTATTACCCAAATTATTTTTGCCCAAATGCTTTGGGAATTCAAAATATAAATTTGCTTCCTGGCAGATACAGAAACAACCAAGACATACGTTTCTAAACGACATCAACAACTACTGAAAGTGCCATCATAATTTATTTGAGGAATGAGCAGTGTTAGTAATCTcgcaaaatatattttattgtattagaCCTAGCTTGTCTAATTCAATTTTCTTTTTGATTTATAAATTGTAAGCTACTTTGTGTTTGCTGATTTCCTGCTTTATGTCTGCCCATTGCTACATCGAATCATCGAATGCGAACCTGACTTTATATTTGATCCATGTTTTGAGTCcacgtatgtgtgtctgcgtatgtaGCGTTCTTTCCTACACTAGTTTACTAAAATTAAGATTTCTTTCGTCCTTCGAAAGAATGGCAGCTGCAGCTCCCAGCCCGGATGATTCTGTCCGGAATGGTAGCAGCACCAGTACACCCAGCGCCATTGCTGGAGACGGGGAAACGGAAGAGGCCGAGGATTTCACCTCCGCCTCCCACTGCTCAGAGCTGTCTCGCCGGCAGAACGAGCAGAGAAAGCAGGGGCTTTTCTGCGACGTGACGCTGGCCTTCAGCAGTGGGGCGGCCACCGGGAATGTCCAGAGCTGCGAGTATTCAGCCCACCGCTCCGTATTGGCTGCGGCAACGGACTATTTCACCCCCTTGTTGGGGGGACAATTCTCCGAATCCGTGTCTGGACGAGTTGAGATGAAAGAATGGAGCTCTGAACTTGGGCCAGATCCAGAGACGGTGGAGAGTGTCATTCAGTATATGTACACTGGTGAAATACGCGTTAGCACCTGCAATGTACATGAAGTGTTGGAGCAAGCTGACAGGTAGGTTTAAGATTCAGATTATTGTGTTAATATACTCGTTGTGAATGAACCCTTTTGATTATTTTGAGGCCAAACCTAATGTCTCCTTTAGATTTTCATTTGGTTGGCGTGCTTTACCTGATTTGTTTAGCTACCATTCTAAATGTAATCAAAGAGATGTGTCCAATCATGTTGTGTCCATGTGTCCAATGACGCTAGCATAATATGAActgtaaaaaatgtttttgtctgTTTTAATAGGTTCCTTCTAGTGCAGTTGAAGGACTTTTGTGGAGAGTTTCTGAAGAAGAAGCTGAGCCTGACCAATTGTGTGGCGGTCCACAGTCTAGCCCACATGTACACTCTTGACCAGTTAGCTTTGAGGGCCGCTGACATGATTCGCCGCAACTTCCACAAGGTCATCCAGGATGATGAGTTCTACACACTGCCCTTCCACCTGGTCCGGGACTGGCTGTCTGACGCAGAGATCACGGTGGACTCTGAGGAGGTGCTCTTCGAGGCGGTGGTCAAGTGGGTGGAGAAGAACTCTGAGGATCGGGGCCGCTACTTTGAGGAGCTGTTCCGTCTGCTGCGCCTGCCCCAGATCAAGCCCACCTACCTGACTCGGGTGGTGAAGTcggagcgcctggtggccgccAACGAGGCCTGTCTCCGGCTGGTGTCGGAGGCCGTGGAGGGCCACGCCATCCACTTTGAGAACCTAAAGTCGGCCGACATGGAGCTGTGGTCCTCGCACATAGTCGCTTTCCAGCCGCGCTTCGGCCAGAACATGGACGTGATCATGGTGGTGGGCGGGGTGTCCGAGGGAGGGGACTACctcagtgagtgtgtgggcTACTTTATCTACGAGGACCGCTGGGTGAACCTGCCGCACATCCACAACCACTTGGACGGCCACGCCATCGCCGCCACCGAGTCCCATGTGTACGTGGCCGGCTCCATGGAGCCGGGCTTCGCCAAGACGGTGGAGCGCTACAACCCCAACCGTAACACCTGGGAACAGGTGAGCAACCTGACCACGCGCAAGCACTCGTTCGGCCTCACCTGCATCAAAGACATCCTCTACAGCATCGGCGGCCACGGCAACTTCAGCCCAGGCTTCAAGGACGTGAGTGTGTACGAGCCCGAGCCGGACAAGTGGCACAACCTGGAGTCCGCGCCCAAGATCCTGCGGGACGTGAAGGCGGTGAGCGTGGAGGACCGCTACGTGTACGTGACGGCGCGCACGCCCGTCGACACGGACAACGACGACGGCCTGAAGACGGTGACCACGCGCTACGACACGGAGAGCCGCCAGTGGCAGGACGTGGACTCGCTGCCGCTCATCGACAACTACTGCGTCTTCCAGATGGCTGTGGCCTCCACCAACTTCTACCACACGGCCTCCTGCTGCCCTAAGAGCTACCCGGTGCGGGACGAGGTGGCGCGGCAGAAGATCAGCGCTCGCATCTCCGACGACATCCTGGAGAGCCTGCCGCCGGAGGTCACCAGCATCGAGGGCGCCGCCATCTGCCACTTTGACGAGGACGTGTTCATCATCGGCGGCTGGAAGAACAGCGACGACGTGGACAAGCAGTACCGCAAGGAGGCCTACCGCTACTGTGCCGAGCGCAAGCGCTGGATGCTGCTGCCGCCCATGCCCCAGCCGCGCTGCCGCGCCACGGCGTGCCACGTGCGCATCCCTTACCGCTTCCTGTACGGCTGCCAGCGCTACCCCATGCCCCAGAACCTGGCGCGCCAGCGGGATCGCATGCAGCAGATGCAGCAGCTCCACCGACGCACGCTCACCCTTCGCAGGCAGCTACAGTCCCAGATTGAGTGCTGAGGggcttccttctcctccctcacccatTCCATCCACCCCCCGGGGCAGAACCGAAACAAACCCTCCGCGGCCGGCCATATCAAGACCCATTCTACGGCCAACATCCTCACCGTCTCCCCCTCATAACATGTTGCAGTGCGGTGCCAGTGTTGCTCCTCCGTGTGGATGTGAATCCCATTAAACTCCCATCATTCCATCGGCTCTCAAGCTGTGTGGTGTGTTTAAAGACCCTGTTTGTCTGCAGGAGGACGCGCTGATTGTTTATACATGTGAATAAGAGTCTTATACAATGACCAATGGCCTCTGCCCTCGTGGGTCAGGCGTTGGCGAGCGCAGAGGTTTATCATATATGTACATACATAGTAAATacctgtgtatatgtatatgtttgtatggATATTTTACATTCCTTTATTTGATTGGGTGTGCAAGAAGAGGCGTAGcattgtctgtgtctgtgttgtgttcaAATCCTTTCGGTCCAATTTGTATATGAATGAAGTCCGATTCCATGGTGACACTGACAATCGCATTGTGTAAGTTTAACATCGGTCATAATATTGAGTAGCATCTTCTTAAGTTTCAGTTAAATTATGGTCTGTTTGAATATGTTCTGCTTAGATTCTAATGTTTTGCTGCTAGTTTAAAACAACATCAAGTCAATGGAATGAAAAAAAGGATGGTACTCTTAAAACCCTGTGGCTCTTTAAGCTTTTTTTGGACTGCTGTTGCTTACATACAAAAGAGTTTGtaaaataatagctcttaaaaaaaataggaaaatcTAAAACAACATTGAACAAACAAAGGTGTGAACAACAACTTGCAAATataagctttttatttttttcctgaataatcatacatttttttatgatGTTTTATCAATCATTCCTTATTGAGCCTCTTTGCAGTCAAGTGCTTGTCCCATTCCTGAGTTGAGAAGAAAAAATCTGTGTGGGTCTATGTTCATACTTTTGCAAATGTTGCAACAGCCTGTTAAGTAGTGCACTTTTTGACATCTTATCCTATTAAATGCCCTCTAGAGGTAGGCTTCAGTCAGATGCTGTTCTCTGTGACTCGGGccattctgtttgtttttccttgaGACGAGCCGATTGTATTGTAATgtttccagccaatcagatgggATTTCCTTTCACCACACTTAATGAGTATTGGCACTTATCCATGTAACTGTGTTGTAAAATGTTTTAAGAAAATTTATACCAAAATATTATATTCTGTTCTACATGTATTCAGAGATGGTGAAACGCTCTTGTCCCCCTTGCCCTCCCCCGAGAAAATAGTTGTGATGATTAAAAATGCAAGACTTTAATAAAGAGGAGGCTACAACTCTTTTATGAAAAGGGATGTCTTGCTATATTGTTATCAGTATTTATTCTTTGTCCTCTCAATCCAATCGTCTTAATACAAAGGTCAGACAAGGCAGAAATGAATAATTTCCTATTTTTGGACCAATTTTTGTGGCAAAACTTAAGCTTTACATTTTTCTTTGCGTGTCATAGGTTGACATTTGGTCCTTGCatttaatgtaaatgttaatgtcaTCACTTGCAAATAAAGTTCTTTTTACAAGTCAAATGGCAAATATTGTTAAGgtatgcatacgcacacacatgcatcgaCGATGGGTCCTATCCAGGAAGCGCATGCAGCAGCGGTAAGGGGATCCGGGGAGGAGCGCTGCCTTTATACAAGTAGCCTCGCTGTAGTCGCTTTAGGTGTTTCATCAACACTTATCGTCTACCTACAAACTAATCTTGCAATTGATGCAACGTCCTGTAATAAGGATTACGTGTAAAATGGTAAGTGCATTTAGTCCGTTTAATTATGTGGTTTGCAAAAAAACTATACTTAACCTACTTTATATAATTGAAAGGGGCTAGCCTAGCTTAATATGTTCTGCACCGTAAATAAGGGTAGTTATTATACGACCACAAGATAGATTCCTAAGATGTTCCCCCAGTTTCAGTAGTGTGATACATGTGTTTACACGGGATGACATGTGCTTTGCTATGCTGTTATCGTCGAGGCAGCTGAGCTAACTCCAATATTTGAGTTTTTCGCAGTAGCAGGAACATCTTGTAATCTGAGTACAATGCAGAGCCGCGGAGACAAATTAGATGCGCAAAGATGCCAGCCAATTTCTTTTTGGTTACCAAACAGGTTTTGCGGCTTAGTCATGTGATTTTTGCGTAACACTTTACTCACAAACAGGACCTTAAATTTTGCTTTAGATTCCAGCATTAGGTAATACTTCGGTGCGCATGAGGGACCCTCAGAGAGTCGAGGAGACCCTCCGCTGCATGCAGAAATCAGGATTGAACACCCTACAGGTACAACATCTATGTTTTAATCATTCCGATTTGGGCAACATTATATTGGTCATGTTAGGTAATTTATGCATAATGGTTTGTAGGTGATTTCAGACTTCGACATGACGTTAACAAGATTTGCACACAATGGAAAGCGTTGTCCTACCTCTCACAGTAAGTCCCATTGTTTACATTTTAACGGAGACCTTTCATTTGTCGTAGTAGCTCCAACACATTTGTGATATTGACATAATTTCCTATTTTTTGGGCAGATATTTTGGAAATCAGCAAAATTATTTCTGCTGAATGCAAAGAAAAGGTACGGTGCTCATTATTTCTCAAGGAATTCAACATATTTCTACGATTCCCCTTAAAAGCTTAACTGAAACGCTACCGTGATTCAGCGTTGAAACCTTAGAAATTATTAGAAGAAGTTTGGCATTCAACTTTGTCATTGATTCTTAATTTTCCCTTAGCTAAAGGACTTGCTCGACAAATACTACCCCATAGAGATCGACTCCTCTAAGACCATAGAGGAGAAGCTCCCCCTCATGGTGGAATGGTATGTATCCGGACAAATTAGTCATTTAGAGGTGTCTCCGACTCCTGAGCCCTTGCAATACTCTTACCTCTGCTTATTGAGTCTCCATATATCTAACTTCCCAAAAATGGTGAtgttctttttgtttgttttttgccaTATGCTACAGGTGGACTAGGGCGCATGCGCTCATGATGCAACAGAAGATCAGGAAAGATCAGCTGACCCTTGCTGTACAGGAGTCTGATGCCATGCTtaggtttttttaattattttattcttattccctattgtttgttgtttggcTAATGCTGGCTTTATTGTgtattgaaaatgtgttttagtGCCTAGaaattccatatatatatatatatatatatatacacagtatattgtTATTAGGGGTCCTAAGAAAAACGTAGGAACCCTATTGCatccgttattattattattaggggtctaATTTTTTGAAATACAACAGAAAAAGGGTTTTAGGCGAGGGCGATCTCAAGAAGAGACCCTGAAGTCGTCTCGAAACGCACGCCTTCAAACCAACCAATCTACAGCTTGCATTTTGGCCATTTATAAACACAGTGATAGTTATTAAAAATAAGACACTGTTCTGAGTCATGACATGACGTCAAATTATCTTACCTATCATCTATTTGTTAGGCCGTCATACTGAAGGACCCCGCATGGTGGcttggattattattattattattataataataattatatatggGCTCCGTCTATGACTTGGTTGTTCCACAGGGAAGGCTACCAGGAGTTCTTCGACTGCCTCAACCAGCACAGCGTCCCCCTACTCATCTTCTCCGCAGGGCTGGGGGACGTGCTGGAAGAAGTGGTCCGTCAGGCGGGGGTCTTCCACCCAAACGTCAAGGTCATCTCTAACTACATGGACTTTGACGAGACGGTGAGCAGGGGGAAACCTTGATGAAATGGGATTTACTTAATTCATCCCATATGGGCTATTCTCAATGACGCTATTCTGTGCCTGTGTCTCTTGTCATGTCCTGCATATTCTACAATATCTTGTGGTAGGTTTCCACTTGGAGATGGAAACATCAACCTAACCTTCTCATTAAGCCGCTGGTTCTCTCTACCCTGCACAGGGGGTCATGACTGCCTTCAAAGGGGAGCTGATCCACATCTACAACAAGCGCGAGGGAGCCCTGCAGAACACGGGCCACTTCGAGGAGCTGCGCTCACGGCCAaacgtgctgctgctgggggactCTCTGGGGGACCTGACCATGGCCGACGGGGTGCAGGAGGTGGAGAAAGTCCTCAAGATAGGCTTCCTCAACGACAAGGTAAAGATTACATAGATTCCGAAGGTCCATCTATCGCGATTCCCCTCATTCGTCCCCCTCGATCTCCGGAGGTTTGCCCCAGATCTCCGATGTGGTCTTAATTGTCAGGTTCCTTAAGCAGCTCAACAAGGGGCTAAATCGTCTTTTGGTGATTCCTCAAAGGACATTATCAGAAATGTACTCATCATGCCGCTGTTTGGCTACATGGAACCAACATGATTGGATAGAAAATCTGAAGGTCAGGATTGGTGAGATCAGCAACAATATACATTTCACTTCAATGGTGCTGAAGTATCTCAGCTGTCACAATTCACATGGCTAATTTTTAAGGCGATTTGAATTAATGTCACTGTTGTAGTCTTCAGTAGCATTAACTTCTGACAGACGATCCACTGTGTATAGCTTGGGAGCCAGGTGAATCTGCTGGCTCACGATGTATTTGTTTTGGCATATTTGTCTGGCCCACCCTTCCATTCAGACAGATTTATAGCAGACCTGGCCTTTATGACATGACAAGACCTGGCATTTCCAGGTCTTTCTGGGAGAAACACTAATGTGTaaaaagaaatgtgttgctCTAATTGGTTGTAAGTCTATCCAATTGCGTCCAGAACCATTTTGTTTTTCAGAAATTGGAGGGGGTTCTTTCCAGCTAAAGAGTTAAACAACCTTTCCATTATTTCTGTGTCCTTTCTATCCCCAGGTGGATGAGAGGCTGCCGTCCTATCTGAACTCGTATGACATCGTGCTTCTGAAGGATGAAACCATGGAAGTTCCTAATGCCATACTGGATTTCCTCGTCGCCGACTAgttgacttaaaaaaaaaatcacctgCTACATTACCTCAGAtgctatgtggaaaatgtcaCAGAATACAAGTTATGCAAAGTGAATTTGTTAAAATTAGTTCTTGTTGTCAACGGTTAAGTTGACTGCCATACCTCGTCTGCAGCAATTGTTACTGTGGAGCGTAACGTGAAAGGTATTGGGCAGTCTCCGATATAAGTGCTTATATTCACCTTCCAAAGTTGTGGAGATGTTTTGTTATTTCTATGTTAGTTTTATGCATATTTCATAAGGATAAAGGGAAATAAGTTTAAGAGCAGAAATTTAAGCGGTCTTGTCATGGGAATTTATACATTCCTTCCGCAGCATATATATAATTCAATTGTACTGAAAATGTCTTTAGGTTCCCTTTTTATAACAACGATAAGCAATGTGACTACAGCAGTGTTATTAAATGGGGAATATGGCATCTGCACAGAAGTGGATCCATTTTGTCGATATTGGTGCTCTGAGAAACTGCCAAAACTTTTAATGCCATTTTATTTCAAGACCTTTTCAAACCTTTCATAAAAATAAACTGCATAGATCCAGACTTGATCTTATTCATTTGGGAAGTAATTGAATAGATACAAGAAAAATACATTGTTACTATGTTTGAACATTTGTGCTGATGCATAACTGTTTTAATAAAAGATTCATATTGTCAAAAGTATTTTAAGTATTTGCAATTAAAGTTAAGTTGAAGGTTGATTTGAATTAAATTTTTATTATAAAAACATTACAAGATATGGTTAACAAAGAACTTTTATAATAACATCTCTGGTATTGCACATAATATAGTTC
This region includes:
- the klhl11 gene encoding kelch-like protein 11 is translated as MCVCVCSVLSYTSLLKLRFLSSFERMAAAAPSPDDSVRNGSSTSTPSAIAGDGETEEAEDFTSASHCSELSRRQNEQRKQGLFCDVTLAFSSGAATGNVQSCEYSAHRSVLAAATDYFTPLLGGQFSESVSGRVEMKEWSSELGPDPETVESVIQYMYTGEIRVSTCNVHEVLEQADRFLLVQLKDFCGEFLKKKLSLTNCVAVHSLAHMYTLDQLALRAADMIRRNFHKVIQDDEFYTLPFHLVRDWLSDAEITVDSEEVLFEAVVKWVEKNSEDRGRYFEELFRLLRLPQIKPTYLTRVVKSERLVAANEACLRLVSEAVEGHAIHFENLKSADMELWSSHIVAFQPRFGQNMDVIMVVGGVSEGGDYLSECVGYFIYEDRWVNLPHIHNHLDGHAIAATESHVYVAGSMEPGFAKTVERYNPNRNTWEQVSNLTTRKHSFGLTCIKDILYSIGGHGNFSPGFKDVSVYEPEPDKWHNLESAPKILRDVKAVSVEDRYVYVTARTPVDTDNDDGLKTVTTRYDTESRQWQDVDSLPLIDNYCVFQMAVASTNFYHTASCCPKSYPVRDEVARQKISARISDDILESLPPEVTSIEGAAICHFDEDVFIIGGWKNSDDVDKQYRKEAYRYCAERKRWMLLPPMPQPRCRATACHVRIPYRFLYGCQRYPMPQNLARQRDRMQQMQQLHRRTLTLRRQLQSQIEC
- the LOC130373648 gene encoding cytosolic 5'-nucleotidase 3-like, whose amino-acid sequence is MQRPVIRITCKMIPALGNTSVRMRDPQRVEETLRCMQKSGLNTLQVISDFDMTLTRFAHNGKRCPTSHNILEISKIISAECKEKLKDLLDKYYPIEIDSSKTIEEKLPLMVEWWTRAHALMMQQKIRKDQLTLAVQESDAMLREGYQEFFDCLNQHSVPLLIFSAGLGDVLEEVVRQAGVFHPNVKVISNYMDFDETGVMTAFKGELIHIYNKREGALQNTGHFEELRSRPNVLLLGDSLGDLTMADGVQEVEKVLKIGFLNDKVDERLPSYLNSYDIVLLKDETMEVPNAILDFLVAD